From the genome of Tachypleus tridentatus isolate NWPU-2018 chromosome 6, ASM421037v1, whole genome shotgun sequence:
TATTTACCTAAACACTACAAATACAACTAAGTAGTCCACTCTGGACTCAACAACTCTGAGTTCAAGACAAATTTGGATTAGGGTTGTTTCAAAGAGTAATCCGTTATCGATTTAGTAACAAGAGTCGAGTTTCTGTTGTTCTAGTTACGTGTACACAGGTAATTGTTGTTGTTAGGCCTAATGCTTCTCTGGTTTTTATCACTCTTATAGGACTCGTTTCTTCGACTGTCATCTGTCCTCTTCTTTACAGCCCCATCTGTGGAGCTGATGGAGTGGTTTACAGCAACGATTGTTTTCTGTCAAATGCTCAGTAAGTAGAAACTCTGTTTATAATgggtttacatatatatttgtgtccatcttataaatatgtatataattagttATTTGCTAATTTGAACATAAGGTCTATATCTTTCTAACCCGTGTTTAAAAAACGATACGACTGTAATCCAATAATTTCGGAGTTTATTTTTAATCCCActcgaatattttttttatttgttttgaatttcgagcaaagatacacgagggttgtctgccctagccgtccctaatttcgcaatgtaagactaaagggaagacagctatttatcaccaccaATCGTTACATCTGGGGCTACGTTTTTaacaacgaagagtgggattgacggaCACATTacaacacctccacggctgaaagggcgagcgtgtttgatgtaatgagggttcgaactcgcgaccatcagactacgagtcgaccgccctagccacctggtcatgccaggcccaatctattattaaaataattacttttaaaaacaattacctATTTCgtctaaaaaaattgtttcacttaaaatagaataaatacgGTATATTTTTGCTGTCACGTAAAATGTGTACTCAGTTTAACAAGGTTGTTTATCCACTTTGTTGATGTTGTTGCTTTAAGTGTGAAACCCGCAGAATCCTGGGAAATTTGTCGCGGTCACGAACTCTGTCCTTCTGTCTGCACTGAAGAATACGATCCTGTCTGCTTTGAAGGTGAAATTTACGAAAACCGATGTAAGATGCAGTCTCTTCATTGTGGGTAAGTTCTATATTTAACtcattattttgtacttttcgTCTGTAATTATGAACTTCCCACTGGCATGATTAATACAAGTTTTGAAAACACAGTTTTCTGTTCAACGCACATTTAATAACCGTGAGTGTAAACAATTAATTtcgttcaaaaacaaaaacaatggagAACAAAAACCGCTTTTCGTTTTTTATCTTCATTAAACggtataagatatatatatgaattCACGTAATCGAACTTAAAGACAAACTGCAAagtaagaaatatgaaaaaaatagttACATTGTAGTACATCAAAATTTAGGGATAGCCAAACTGGTTGGAAATATGCGATTAACAAAAATTTTCTACGCGtagaatacattaataaaataatataccagcACACGATAAACCTAATTCTTAAAATAgaatagttatatatgtatatgtatatgagTAATACAatcttatttcatttatttacagaGAACTCATAGTTGAGGACCCATTGGAATATTGCCACTAGATGGCGCCACTAACGTTTTCTATCGATGAAATTTAAAATCTCTTACATTAACACCAAAAtcacagttttaataattaataatccaactaaactatatttagtttCGATTGTGTTTACTTATTGgcaataagtatttttaaaagttacaatatttaCGGTagacattgaaaaatattttttatttaaatgggTGTGACGTTTTGCTTGCTGGAGTGCCTTTTTCAAGCGCACCAATCGAAACGTTGTgctggtttaaataaaaatgattccTAAACACTGCTGTAAGATTTGTAACTTTTGAAGTTTTTTGCCTTTAAAATACTTTAGTTGTATACGAAGATGTTCAGAGTCAAATCTCTgacttaattttgaaataaattacatcTGGTAAAGGTTTTCGAGAAAGTTCTGTCTAcgaagtttcaaaataaaaacgaaattatCAATTGTTTTCGTGTGTTTGGTTGCTTTTTTTATTCAGTGTCGTCAGTATATATGGTTTACTACGTATTAGCATGTGGAACAAATTAATAATCCccaaaataaatggaaaaaagcTAGTCTGTCCTTTAAagctggtttgttttgaatttcgcgcaaagctagatgaggactatctgcgctagccgttcttaatttagcagtgtgagactagaaggaaggtagctagtcatcaccacccaccaccaagtcttgggctactcttttaccaacgaatagtaggattgaccgaacattataacatctccacggttgaaagggcgagcatgtttggtgtgattgggattgaaacccgcgacacttagattacgagccgagcgcatTAACCAcatggccgtgccgggcctagtTATGTACTGGAGGTATTTAAAGTTGAAGGATGATTTTAGGACTTCGTTTAAAccaatttttatataaactttggGTAACATGAAGGACTCCAAAACTACGACTCTATGAAGTCACACAGAATTCCATAAtagtataataaaagtaaagtcGCAAAACCCGAAAATCTTTCAAAacaattgtaattttcttttgtttccttTCACGaacgtaaattatattttaataaatcatctAACATATTTCTAGTTTAGTTATGCTTTTGTTGTAACAATGATTTTGACCTAAATCTGAGGAGAAAAAACTATTGAaggcataaaaataagtattcgAAACGACggtaagtaaattatattaattttgtttcaaggGTTAACAATTCTTAACTTGATATGTATATATGGCGTTTTGTCAAGTTTCTACTGATTGTAGTAGTTCTGGCCTACACTAGTTTCCTTCCTGTTATCTAAGTTTCTACTGACTGGAGTAGTTCTGGCCTGTATTACTTTTCTTTATGTTGTCCTAGTTTCCACTAACTGGAGGAGTTCTGGCCTATACTACTTTTCTTTACGTTGTCCTAGTTTCTACTGACTGGAGTAGTACCGGCCTacactatttttctttatgttatccAAGTTTCTACTGACTGGAGTAGTACTTCCCTACAATAGAGTAGTTCTGGCCTATGCTACTTTTCTTTACGTTGTCCTAGTTTCTATTGACTGGAGTAGTTCTGGCCTATACTACTTTTCTTTACGTTGTCTTAGTTTCTACTGACTGGAGTAGTTCTGGCCTacactatttttctttatgttgtcCTAGTTTCTACTGACTGGAATAGTTCTGGCCTACACTACTTTTCTTTACGTTGTCCTAGTTTCTACTGACTGGAGTAGTTCTGGCCTATACTACTTTTCTTTACGTTGTCCTAGTTTCTACTGACTGGAGTAGTTCTGGCCTATACTACTTTTCTTTACGTTGTCCTAGTTTCTACTGACTGGAGTAGTTCTGGCCTATACTACTTTTCTTTACGTTGTCCCAATTTCTACTGACTGGAGTAGTTCTGGCCTATACTACTTTTCTTTGCGTTGTCCTAGTTTCTACTGACTGGAGTAGTTCTGACCTATACTACTTTTCTTTACGTTGTCCTAGTTTCTACTGACTGGAGTAGTTCTGGCCTATACTACTTTTCTTTACGTTGTCCTAGTTTCTACTGACTGGAGTAGTTCTGGCCTATACTACTTTTCTTTACGTTGTCCTAGTTTCTACTGACTAGAATAGTTCTGGCCTACACTACTTTTCTTACCGTTATCCTTTTTTATTGGCTTCGTCAAGAAGCCATATAGAACATATAGAACAGTTGCTTCCAGCTTTTATGGCCTAAAGCTCCATCATGTACACTCCTTGGGTAGAaaaaaacactaattattatGTTAAGCGTGACTGTTGAATTGTATtagttatttggaattaaacacaaatttacacaaaGGACTaactgtgttctgtccaccacaggtatcgaaactcggttttagtGATGTCAGTTTACAGACGTGCCGCTAGGGGCTCcattaaattttaaactgaaacagCATTGCTTGATGATTATACAGAGGTTTTTAATCTCTGTTCAAAATGATACTTCGCTGCCAGGTTAACATTAGGGTACACGTGTCTAAATGGCCCCTAAATCCACCACATACATAAATATGACATGCACATATTTATGTAAAccggtaaatataaaaaaaagtaacctACAGAATAGAAGTGAATATTCCTGTCCCACAAAAATCACCATTTTAAAAAGAACCTGTGTTCGAATCGGAAAATCTCATTGATTGTAATGGTTAAGTCTAACAGGAGCTAAGTTTGGTGAACCATAGGTAGGAACCTACCCATAGGTTACGAACCACTAATTTAAAGAATCCCAGCGTGGTTTAATGGTTATCGAGCTGGTTCTGAAGTTGGGAAGTTTGCATCTTGTTATTGGTCGTGAGTTTAGATTCGTCATAACGAACACCAATATAATTTGTCCAATCTTGTAGCTCCTCCCAATCAGAAATGAAAGAATGAGGCTCTCATATCTGATCTGTGATCTCCTTTGTAATATTGGGGGATATCCTCGTCTGTTACTGGTGCATTGTctatttttaatttctcaatCTTTCACTTTCTACCATGGGATCAATATTAACATGATCTTAATTGGTTCTAGCTCTTCAAAAGGACGTTCAGGATATAGTGTATTTCATGTATACTCTCTTGTGACCAGAGACAAAAAACAATTCTTAgtcttcacaaaataaacaacaacaaactaaccaTCAAAATCCATTTAGAGCCAGATCCTCAGTTTTGGTAATCCTCTTGTATTTGACATTgagttattgtaattataaacagCTGTTTCTTATAAGAACATTTTTGGTTCCCTGACATACTTTAATCAAATTCCTAAGTTTCTTTACATCCCTCATCTTATTTGTCAAAACATGTTTCTAAAACTGTGTcgtttatctttaattttatttactttaagtaCTGGTTTAGCCATTCAGGTTTAATTTTCCGTGTggactttttattgtttttaggaACACACACTAGTCTTACATGAAAATCAAATATTCAATAAAGACGTCTTAGTTCTGTTCCATCTCACGTTTTACTGGATGGACTTCACACGTTCCGAAATCCTAACGTACAGTTATccaagtttgttttaatgtaaaacgTGTCGCAGTACTCGTCGGTTTCTCTTATGTAAAATACATCGTACGTTTAACTCCTTTGCATGACAGTTTTTAATACAGTTTAAGTAGATAAACAGTTTTCTTCTTACATTATGTATTCACGTTAAATACACATGTAACAATAGTATACTTGAGTGCCCCCCACCCAAGACATTCATCTATCTCTACGGGTAAACCTGTCTTCTTAACAATGTTCTTAACAATTTTGTGGTGCAGTTTAAATGAactgaaattcataaaattgTTCAGTTCaaagtgatgttgtttttaaccTTAAGCATTCTGGTTGTTTTCTTCTCGTGTATATGCACCAGGATATGATTCttagttattaatataactaacaaaattCTTCTCTAACGCAATTTCAATTAGttacttttgttggttttacATGTACAATCAATACGATATAGTCGTTAAACAATGTTGTGCTGCAGTATTTAGAGGACATTGAAGAACTCAAGTATTTCGATCCTAGTTTGTTCAAACCAGGATAACACGGTTTATCGCTCAAATGTATAAAGGGAAGACAACAGTATTATTTTCCTTATTGATGGGTAGTTGTGGTcaatctaaaataattttttgacaaCACAAATTTTAAGGTACTTAATCACACACAGCGAAATTCTAGGATGTCGGAAAATTCATTAATGATATCTGAAACCATGGCTACTTTAGTTAAGGGATTGTGTATTGGACTGGTTTAGATTTTAcatacaaagctaaacaagggccaCCTGTGGTTTGCAGTCCCAAGTTTTGAGCTGACACACTAAGGAAAAGGCAATTAGTCAATAGCACTCGACAAACTGTAGTCTGTTCTTATATTTTTTAGTAGTACTATTTCATAGTAACCCCATTTTTGACAACGCTACTCTGACTCTGAACACGTCTAAATTTGAATTTGAAGAAGTCAATAGTCACCAAAAACAGGGAAAAGAAACACGCGAAATcagttaacaattttattttttcattttgaagCGTCGTACATAAAGTTATTAAGAATAGATTTTAccaatacattttatttgaaaatcgatttactttcttttttaacacgaATTAGTATTGATTTAAAGACGATAACAAGTATAATGTAGATTAGTTGTTCaaacgtttaaaaataaatatctcattACTTTGATTATTGATTTAGGAATGATTAAGGTTGCTTTGATGTCATCGGTAGATGGCGATGGTGTCATCAGTTACTGCACTCTATTTGCAAGACTCTAGTGGATCCTCACGCATCATTTTTCTGAAATACGAATATTGTAATAAGATTTTCAGgaattatttaacaaaactacaTAACAAAAGATGATTTCCATCAAgttttatatttagatatttttttaaatttctgaacAAGACTATTAATAAGGgaaaaatatgtttcataattGTAACTAAAAAGTCTAGACCTTGTCCCCTGTAAAGATGTGGTACTTACCCGCAGTAGTGGGACTGCATCATACATCGGTTTCCATATATCTTGCCTTCAACACAAACAGGTTTATAGTCAGCAGTACAGAAAGCAGGACAGAGTTCATGTCCGCGACAAGTTTCCCATGATTCAGCAGGTTTTATccttttaaaacagaaacacaacgtcgtaaaacaaacatcataaattGGATATCAGTGTTATGTAACAGTGAAACGaaaacacttgtttgtttgtttttttactttcttcattataaaaaattaattggtAGATTATTTAGGAAATGGAAAACTATAGCATTTAACATTTATCACTTCGAAGGTGTTTCTGACTTACTATTTCAAGCAGCTTAATAATAAAGTACGTTGGGATTAGAAGGTACTGACTGTGTATATCTAAAGATTGTAAAGGTAAAAAGGTCAAGTTTTGAATTACGCAGGTAATTTTGGAGTACAGATAAAACTGTGTGAGAATAGGgtgttgttttctgttgttattgGTAACAACTACAAATCACGTGaatcataataacaaaataaatacatacatagataaatatattACTCACCCTGAAGCTTTAAGAAAACACTCATTACCGTAGACTTTCCCATCAGCACCGCAGACGGGTTTGTAAATAAGAGGACAGGGAGATGCAGTAGAGGGCGCTATAAaaggagaaatatatatatagatcaagATAAAATTAATCAACGAGTAAGAAATCGGCACCGGATATTCAAACGAAAGAAACCAACTTTGCTTTGTTTTGTAGACCAGAATTGGATAAGAAAGAGTTATAGTTTTAAAGAACTATAAAAATtttgcaagtttttattttatttagtttgaaaGTCATACTACGACGGTTTTCACGATTCGTAAAGTAGCGACAGCGTGTTGTATGTTattaatagcaaagccacaacaggctatatgctgagtccatcgagggtaatcgaatccctgattttagcgttgtaaatctgaaggcttactGCTGTCCCAATGGGGACGTTAAGTGTGTTATAAGATGTGTTTTGTGTAATAACTcgaacagttttattaaataagatttaaagtaccttaaaagttaaacaatatatttatgtaaaagttgGAGTATAAGAATGAAtagataaaagttataatatagaAGAAAATGATGCAGGAGAAACGTTTAGATGAAATCAGAGTTGGATAAATCACGTAAGAGAAACGACAGTTCAGATTCTACGTCTGGTTGTTTGTCAAGTCGTTTAAATGACTGATGGACATCGTCAACAAATcataacattttaagtttattaaagtttttcgTTATAACTAAAATGCTAAATTATACATATTAGATAACacacaataaacataaaattaataatattggaAAAATAAACTTCAAGTTGAAGTGTAGGATACAGTAAAataatgaacaacaaataaaaagtctTAATTAAGCCTAGTTCACATCTCAAACAGAAGTAGtgaacaatgaaaatattagaaaattttactaaaaattattagaaaCGCCCTCtttaagtaaaattagtaaagacatatatttacatattaaatcaAATGTATCAAGAGTTATGTCTTGGATACGACTCTGGATAAGgatataatttaatttctaatctgtatatttatagttattaatgtatgtGACAAAAACAAATTGCTTGTTTTCGTTAATTTACaactaaacatataaacagaTGAAAACGTTTGTTCAATAGCTCACCGGTTACTGCCCACACAACTacgacaaacaaaaataacttggCTTGAAGAAATTCCATTGTTCGTACATGCAGTTACAAAGAAGTGCCGGTTTGCACTTTATATTTAACAGCAGCAGAACAGCGACATTTACATAATAAATCCTTAACTATGAGAATGCAGCCAGATGTACAACAAGTAATGTCGCAGAATGACATCCAGATAAAAAACTATAACAATTAGTCTACAACTCTCTTAATAGAATAACGATTCTTATTTTGGGTGAGACGAAACTCACCCGAACATTATCTAAAAATAGCAAGTGACAATACAATAtgtgtttaaaaacatattttatatcaaatttttaaCTTCGCTTTTAgagacaaataaatttatttatctagCAAAACTCTCGTGTTTCCGGTTTCTATTAAAACTCAAGTTTAATTAGTTGATTCAACAGGAgttatcttttaaatatatttgcattagtATCATTGAAAAGTAAATGTAGTTGttcaaagtgaataaataaaaaaaacacctggGAAACTTTCTGTAACAACATGTAATAAACCCATAGAGACCCGTATATGTTTTGGAATCATAAATACGACCTGTCATCATAAACATACATTTAATAGAAACTTcggaatatttgttgttttctcttaaaacacgttttttatgtgtgtttttttactaaCTGTCAATAATGGCTAATTTGACTGACGAACATTTAGGGTATACgttataaaataatcattgtaTTCAAGGGATGTCtgttaagttgtatttatttacagCGATGTAGGAAACTGAAAcggtaataaatgaaatattgtgatACAGTAGCCTTAGTTCAATGTTCCACTGAATCATTTCTAGCCACAACACGTTGATCACTGTGTACTCATGTTAGAAGTAGTTGTGTTTAGAAAGGTCACGGTGATAATTTGGTTCTCTGCTTAATAAATCGATGTTTAGTTGgctctaataaaaataaactttcctaAAATTATAGTCACTTCATGTATGCTttataaggcagctagtcatcataactcatcgccaactctttgggtactcttttaccaatgaataggtggatagaccgtcacattataacttctcgACGAcagaaaagacgagcatgtttggttgggcgtggatgcaaacccgcaaccatcagattacgagtcgcacgcttcaACCGACCTGGCCAGAGCATTTTGAAGTTAAGGCTCCCGAAAGGAAACTTTTTATGGGAAAATTGTTCTTGTGGTTAAAATACAGACACGTTCGTAAATTAAATTCATGAAGTTCACCCCTATTATTCCAGTATTCTGTTCCTAAACTCCACATCCTATAAGTATTTCCTTACATAAATATTCTTCTAAAGTAAACAGTAGCTCTGTAACATAAAcgacttttttaaaaaaatgatacaaatgataaaaataataggtATTGATCACCAATCACTGAgctatttggagacactgatcagatgtggaaaacGTTTTACATCATTCAAGGTAAaaatattccttacagaaagtaaatggtagctgtaagtaaaaaaaacaggTTGACtcccaaataaaaattaaaagaaaaacataataaattcagGAAATCTAAACTGGCTGGTATAACATTGACTGGTATAACATtgactggtataacaggatgTTTAGAAGACTATAGAAGACCAAGAAAGTTAGTGGAACAAGAAATTAGATCAACCAAAAGGATGTgtgagaaaaggttggctgaaaatgtaaactttaacagcaaggatttttttaaatacattaaaggtaaacaaaatgtgaGAATGAGAATAGGACCCTCAAAGGATGATGAAAAAGGCTGGTTTCTCATCAAAATGAGATGGCTgacttattaaattttactttttcttcaggTTTCACTAATGAAAATTTAAGCAGTATTTTAAATCTTCAACAGATAACAAATGGAGAAGAGATAAAacaggaaattcaaaaaacgataAAGTTTTTGGATCAGATAATATTCCTCCAAAAGTGTAGAAGGAGGTTAAAAACTGGAGCCACTTACTTAGATCTTCAACAGTGGACAAGTGTAAGAAGATTCGTAGTTAACTAACGTAATTCATcttttaaagaaaagtaataaaaactgtcccagtaattattgtccCATTACTCTTATGGGAAAAGCTTTAGAAAGTAGTTTAACAGcgtttagaattttattaaatagttaacGTGGTTTCACTAAAGGAAAGTTTTGCCACACAAATCTTTTGATAACTCcttgtaaagaaactttatataaatgtGAGGGACAACTAACTGTATAGAAGAGTGGTTTGATTGAAAAAAATCAAAtcgttgttacaaatggagttcaaacaaagtttgtttgaaattttgcgcaaagctacacgagggctctctgcgctatctgctcctaatttagcagtgtaagactagagagaaggtagctagtcatcaccacccaccgccaattcttaagttactcttttaccaacgaatgtatCATAAcgtattttcttattgttttcgTATCAGCATTTGTTATAACGTTCGAATGAGTTTCGTTAGCCTTTCTGATACCAAGATAACATTCgatatgtttttcatttcttttaaaactaGCTACAGGCGTAGAAACGgcaacaatatttttatctggATGTCACCGTGCGACATTACTTGTTTAACATATGGTTATATTCGCATAATTAAGGATCTAGACTATAGGTAGCGCTATTCTGACGCTACTGAATATAAGTGCAACCCGTTATTTACAGGATATACGAAGAAAACATGGAATTTCGTCAAGtaaagttagttttgtttgtCGTAGTTATGTGGGCAGTAATTGGTGAGCTATTGaacaaacattttgatttatttctatatattagtagaaattagtgttttattctcttttatatattaataattagctAGAAGCATAGGAGATAACAATTAAAGTTTCTATACGGAATCGTCCACACTTCTGATTAGTTTGATTCTATTCGtacatttaagattttatatgtgTACAAATTTATTTCAATCGGACATTTTTTAATCATTTGAAGTCGCACTTCATAACGTTCCATTATTCAATACAGGTTTGTGGTAAACTAGGCTTAACTAAGACTATTAAAATAAATGCGagatttcattgtttttgttactaCGAACCCTAAACTTcaacttgaattttatttttccaatattaTTAACTGTATGCTTTTTTTGTGTCATCTAATATGTATAATTTCGCATTTTAGTTTTAAcgaaaaactttaataaacttaaaatgttatgATTTGTTGACGATGTCCATAAGTCATTTAAACGACTTGACAAACAACCAGACGTAGAATCTGAACTGTCGTTTGTCTTACATGATTTATCCAACTCTGATTTCATCTAAACGTTTCTCCTGCATCATTTTCTtctatattataacttttatctaTTCATTCTGATACTCCAactattacataaatatattgtttaacttttaaggtactttaaatcttatttaataaaagtgttcGAGTTATTACACAAAACATATCTTATAACACACTTAACGTCCTTattgggacagcagtaagtcttcggatttacaacgctaaaatcagggattcaattcccctcaaTGGACATAGCATatagcctgttgtggctttgctgttaACAACATACAACACACTTAACGTTGTCGCTACCTCACAAATCGTGGAAAACGTCGTTGTATGAGCTtctaactgaataaaataaaaacttgcacAGTTTCTTAAAACTATAACTCTTTCTTAGCCAATTCTGGTccagaaaacaaaactgaattggTTTCTTTCGTTTGAATATCTGGTGAGGATTTCTTACTTGGtgaataatttctatttattttaatttaaatatatttctcattttatagCGCCCTCTACTGCTCCTTGTCCTCATATTTACAGACCTGTTTGCGGTGCTGATGGAGAAGTCTACGATAATGAGTGTTTACTAAACAAGGCAGGGTAAGTAATCTACCTATGTATTTATTTGATTGGTTATCATGATTCACGTGATTTGTAGTTGTTACCAGAACCTACAGAAAACACCCGATTTTCACACAGTTTTATCTGAACTCCAAAATTTTCTACGTAATTCAAAACTTCACCTTTTTTCCTTCACAATGTTTAGATTTGCACAGTCAGTACCTTGTAATCCCAACGTATTTTATTATTGAGCTCCTTGAAATTGTAAGTCATAAACACCTTCGAAGTGATAAATGTTAAATGCTATAGTTTTCCATTTCCTAAATGATCTACcaattagtttttttataatgtagaaagtaaaaaa
Proteins encoded in this window:
- the LOC143254279 gene encoding U-Kazal-Dg21.2-like isoform X2 — translated: MKFHQVKLFLFIVVVWAAIGLVSSTVICPLLYSPICGADGVVYSNDCFLSNAHVKPAESWEICRGHELCPSVCTEEYDPVCFEGEIYENRCKMQSLHCGELIVEDPLEYCH
- the LOC143254279 gene encoding U-Kazal-Dg21.2-like isoform X1, producing MSKMSYAQHGRQNPVLVVFSTEDGTTSRDWYYAIMTVEDTVIQGLVSSTVICPLLYSPICGADGVVYSNDCFLSNAHVKPAESWEICRGHELCPSVCTEEYDPVCFEGEIYENRCKMQSLHCGELIVEDPLEYCH
- the LOC143254279 gene encoding U-Kazal-Dg21.2-like isoform X3 → MNKLWEPGYDYLAGLVSSTVICPLLYSPICGADGVVYSNDCFLSNAHVKPAESWEICRGHELCPSVCTEEYDPVCFEGEIYENRCKMQSLHCGELIVEDPLEYCH
- the LOC143254282 gene encoding uncharacterized protein LOC143254282; translation: MEFLQAKLFLFVVVVWAVTAPSTASPCPLIYKPVCGADGKVYGNECFLKASGIKPAESWETCRGHELCPAFCTADYKPVCVEGKIYGNRCMMQSHYCGKMMREDPLESCK